A window of the Oryza brachyantha chromosome 5, ObraRS2, whole genome shotgun sequence genome harbors these coding sequences:
- the LOC102713079 gene encoding probable indole-3-acetic acid-amido synthetase GH3.6, which produces MATAAADELALRRLDDATRDAPRLQLETLRAILAESAGAAYLRRYVPDDAHHRRLLSIGLAAAADEFRRVVPVSSYEDYAESIRRVADGEARPDELELELSPRRLLCFFLSSGTSSLRPKLIPYLDSPGARAASAAVMQANSALVRRMFPPRPSVSKALWFLYAGEVTKTKGGHEAMATTAWGIRSSGLRATSPVMSACVSPVEVILGADYQQQMYCHLLCGLRRWDAVDCIRAPYAAGLARALRLLQSKWRQLCADLESGTVCAEVVTDAAMRGAVQDGVLAGPRPELADRVRRVCEREDWRGVLRDLWPEARYVSCVTTGIMEQYFPAIKHFAGEAVPVLGTDYLASECPIGINLERTLPPEETTYVLLPTAAYFEFIPFDMDAGRRSDTAEPVDITGVEAGKTYEVVASTFRGLYRYRIGDVVKVTGFHNSSPRLQFVTRAPPPQEHAEMLNERDVMAAMDTFQLMLKEHEEPSLPAGGEVVEFAAFISDDGGRRLRGATIAVEVRNGSRLPDHERSGDAAAFLRRCCAPLEGCFGGAYRLSRATGDVAPLEIAVVTPGTFDRLAEEAISGGAPANQYKPPKIVRHRRLIDVLQSSIVCSSCTTDSLKG; this is translated from the exons AtggcgaccgccgccgccgacgagctcgcgctgcggcggcttgacgacgccACGCGCGACGCCCCGCGGCTCCAGCTCGAGACCCTCCGCGCCATCCTCGCCgagagcgccggcgccgcctacCTCCGCCGGTACGTCCCCGACGAcgcccaccaccgccgcctcctttccatcggcctcgccgcggcggccgacgaGTTCCGCCGGGTCGTCCCCGTCAGCTCGTACGAAGACTATGCCGAGTCCATACGCCGCGTCGCGGATGGCGAGGCCCGCCCCGAcgagctcgagctcgagctctcgccgcgccgcctcctctgtTTCTTCCTCAG CTCCGGGACGAGCTCGCTGCGGCCGAAGCTGATACCATACTTGGATTCGCCCGGCGCGagggccgcctccgccgccgtgatGCAGGCCAACTCCGCGCTCGTCAGAAG GATGTTCCCTCCAAGGCCGTCAGTGAGCAAGGCTCTGTGGTTTTTGTACGCCGGTGAGGTCACGAAGACCAAGGGCGGGCACGAGGCCATGGCGACTACGGCGTGGGGCATCCGGAGCAGCGGCCTCCGGGCAACCTCGCCGGTAATGTCCGCCTGCGTCAGCCCGGTCGAGGTCATCCTCGGCGCCGATTACCAGCAGCAGATGTACTGCCACCTCCTCTGCGGCCTCCGGCGTTGGGACGCCGTCGACTGCATCCGCGCGCCGTACGCCGCCGGGTTGGCGCGCGCCCTGCGCCTCCTCCAGTCCAAATGGCGGCAGCTCTGCGCCGACCTCGAGTCCGGCACGGTCTGCGCCGAAGTCGTCACCGACGCGGCGATGAGAGGCGCCGTGCAGGACGGCGTGCTCGCCGGGCCGCGCCCGGAGCTCGCCGACCGTGTCCGCCGTGTCTGCGAGAGAGAAGACTGGCGCGGCGTGCTGCGCGACCTGTGGCCGGAAGCGAGGTACGTCTCCTGCGTCACGACGGGGATCATGGAGCAGTACTTCCCGGCGATCAAGCActtcgccggcgaggccgtgcCTGTGCTCGGTACGGACTACCTCGCCTCCGAGTGCCCCATCGGCATCAACCTGGAGCGCACGTTGCCGCCGGAGGAAACCACCTACGTGCTCCTCCCCACGGCGGCCTACTTCGAGTTCATCCCGTTCGACATggacgccggccgccgctccgacACGGCCGAGCCGGTGGACATCACCGGCGTGGAGGCTGGCAAGACGTACGAGGTGGTCGCCTCCACGTTCCGTGGGCTGTACCGCTACCGCATCGGCGACGTCGTGAAGGTCACCGGCTTCCACAACTCCTCCCCTCGGCTGCAGTTCGTgacccgagcgccgccgccgcaagaaCACGCCGAGATGCTCAACGAGAGGGACGTCATGGCCGCCATGGACACTTTCCAGCTCATGCTAAAGGAGCACGAGGAGCCGTCATtacccgccggcggcgaagtcGTCGAGTTCGCGGCGTTCatcagcgacgacggcggacgcCGGCTGCGGGGCGCGACGATCGCCGTCGAGGTACGCAACGGAAGCAGGCTGCCCGACCATGAGAGGTcaggcgacgccgccgccttcctcagGCGATGCTGCGCGCCGCTCGAGGGTTGCTTCGGTGGGGCGTACAGGCTGAGCAGAGCCACCGGCGACGTCGCGCCGCTGGAGATCGCCGTGGTGACGCCCGGCACCTTCGACAGGCTCGCCGAGGAGGCGATaagcggcggcgctccggcgaaCCAGTACAAGCCGCCCAAGATCGTCAGGCACCGGCGCCTCATCGATGTGCTGCAATCCTCCATAGTGTGCAGCAGCTGTACCACTGATTCACTgaaaggatga
- the LOC102711349 gene encoding V-type proton ATPase subunit c''2, producing the protein MSSWGSALVHISPYTFSAIGIAVSIGVSVLGAAWGIFITGSSLIGAAIKAPRITSKNLISVIFCEAVAIYGVIVAIILQTKLESVPSAQIYDPESLRAGYAIFASGLIVGFANLVCGVCVGIIGSSCALSDAQNSSLFVKILVIEIFGSALGLFGVIVGIIMSSQATWPAKA; encoded by the exons atgTCGTCGTGGGGGAGCGCGCTCGTGCACATCTCGCCCTACACCTTCTCCGCCATCGGCATCGCCGTCTCCATCGGCGTCTccgtcctcggcgccgcctg gGGGATCTTTATCACCGGGAGCAGCCTCATCGGAGCCGCCATCAAGGCGCCCAGGATCACCTCCAAGAACCTCATCAG CGTCATCTTCTGTGAGGCTGTTGCAATTTATGGTGTAATTGTGGCAATCATCCTCCAAACAAAGCTTGAAAGTGTACCATCAGCTCAAATTTATGATCCAGAGTCTCTCCGAGCTGGCTATGCAATCTTTGCATCTGGTCTTATTGTTGGCTTTGCTAATCTTGTTTGCGG GGTATGTGTGGGAATAATTGGAAGCAGCTGTGCATTGTCTGATGCTCAGAATTCATCACTCTTTGTAAAGATCTTGGTGATTGAGATCTTCGGCAGCGCGCTGGGTCTGTTTGGAGTGATTGTGGGCATAATCATGTCATCTCAAGCAACATGGCCAGCGAAAGCATAG